The window GTTTGCGGCAAGCTAGCCTTTATTTCAGTCAGCAAATAATATTGCCATTTTTTTCTAAGCAGACCATATGGCAAAAATGGAATATCAACCCACTGATTGGAAGATGTTAATCCTCCTTCTGTCATTAACATATGGACATGCGGATTAAACTTAAGATCTCTTCCAAACGTATGGACAACTAATAGAATTCCCGGAACAGCATCAACTCCTTTACTTTGAAGTACTTCCACAGCCGCTTTTGAAGCACAATCCATCATAATCTTGATCAGCATACGATCACTAAAAATTATCTTTCGGAGTTCTTGTGGAATGGTAAACACTAAATGTCGATGAACTACGTCGAATATACTTTTCACTGTCTTTTCAACCCATTCATCGACGTATCGCTTACCGCAAGACGTACAGAATCGACACTTACAGGTGAACCCTACTCTCTTTTTTCAAAACAATTCGGACAAATATACTCGACATAGCCATTGGTAGACTCTCCACAGTTGATCATTTTTTCTACATTTTCAACGATTGACTCCCAGTGAAGGCTTGAGTACCTGCTTGCCAATTCAACGCAGACTACATACCAAAAATCACGAAAGATTAATTTTATCAGCTTATTTTTCATTAAGCTAATACTCTATTCGCAATTACAACATGTTGAAAGGAAAATTTTATAATTTCCTATACAATAAAAAAATCAGCATAGCGGCAACAGATATAAAAAATTTCATTAGCCAGTTCATTTTAGTTTGCATAACAGAATGGAAAATTTCTCTCTCAGAGAGAAAAAGCTATAGGTGTCTGTTAATTTTTTTCAATTTTTTGAATTGTCTTTACTCCCGAAGGCCTTACCCACGAAAAAGCCAACTATTCCCCAAAATAATGTCGAAAATAAATATATAACCAGGGGACGATTTGGGTCGAAATATTGAAAGCTTGTAAATACTGAAATCAAATGTGGTGGAAAAAAGATAACAATCCAAATACATGCAAACACCCCCTCGAAAGCGGAGTCCTCTAGATCTCCATAAGGAATAAAATAGTCAACTAGAAAAGTGATGCCATAGAAAAGAATAGGTAACAAACTACCTACTGAAAATCCTATAAAAGTCTTTCTGGTTATCCTTGGAAGAAACATTAAAACACCCGTGCATTTCTTTGACACCCGCTTACTTACTTTCATTAGCGTACTGATCCAAAAACAAACAAAACATGCTATCTCGTGAAAGTAAACAGAAAGGAGCGGATCACGTAGGAATCATTCACAGAGGACGACGGCGTTCATGACGGCCAAAAATGGAAAAATGGCCGAAAAACCGGTTTGGAGGGCCGTAAGGGGGCCGGTTTTGTGCAACTGGTGCGACTCAGACCGTTTAAAACCGTCTAAAATGGTCTATTATTGCCTGGAGTGGTCATTTTTTACGGCCTCTCACGCCGTAAACAGAGGCTGGAAATGTACGCATTGTGCGGTATCACGCCCCGAAATCAAACCGGCGCAGCCATGCGGTTTACAGGGCGGGGGTCGCGAGTTCGAATCCCAGAGGCAGGGCAATAAAAAACCGGGTCACATGCAGAGCACGTACCCGGTGGAAACATCGAGTGGATATGATTTCAGTGCAAATTTAAAGAGGCCGTCCGGTATGTAATATTTGGCGAACCAGAGGGTCATCTGAGGTAAACGTTTCAGGAGCAAAAGGAAGCGGCTCAATTCGTTCATCAACTGAAAAAGCTATTTGGGTCAACCTGACCATTCGATAGAGTACCTGAAACAATCGCAGTATGCCTGTTGATTGGGTGAGTTATATGGTACTCAGGTCCCTTTATATTTAACTCTCCGCCATCATCAAAAGAAATATCTATTGATCTATAAAACTTCCATTCATAGTCACGAAACTGTAATATATCCCCAGGTTTAACCTTTTTTAAAGCAATTTGATTACCCCAGACATAATCTGCTTGATCGTGAAATTCTTCTTCACTTGAGTATAGTGTTAGTTCTCTTGAACTTTTCCCATCCTTTCTTATGATCGCTTGCTCCGCAAGATCCCAGCATTGTCCAGAACCTACTTGGCTTCCAAGCTGGTTTCTTGCCCACTCAAGTATGTCGCCGTTTAGTGCGCTACTTTCTGAATTCGTATCTAAAGCAAGTAATAATTCTTGAAGCAGGTTGATCAGTGACGGGTTGATCAGTGAATGGCTGAACATATTGAATTTCCCCTTAGGCTATTTTTCTTTTACGCTATGCAAAACCATATGCTTGTCAATTAATGAAATTTCACTACCAATGTTGCGCAGACGAGCACTCTTTGCATCTAAAACAATATCATCCTTTGTGGCTTTTGCTAAATCAGAAACCAAGCGAACCTTCTTACCTGGCATAAGAGTATGTTCCGGCAACGACAAGGACTTCTCCTTTTCGCCCTGAAGCTTCCACCCTGCAAGGTTAACGGGCTTGATATCTTTATTTTCAAGGACGATATGGGTGAGCAGGTCACCGTGCCAACCTATATCAATCGGCTCCACTTTTGTGGGATGCGATTTTGGATCAACAATAAAACTTACGGAACGAGTTGTTATTTCTCCTCCTATATCAATAACACTGCATTCCAATATATTAATTCCTCGCTTAATCGGATCCTGAGTTGTTTGAAAACGTTTATGATAGGTAAACCCATTTGTTCCTGATCTCCAGTCACTCTGAACATATTTTACTCTTTTCTCATTGATCGTGATGAATACCCGACGCAACTTGCCTTGTGCAAGGAATGTAGAGTTTATTCCCTCTATTGATATCTTAATAGGAATAAATGCCGCATGAATTAAATTTTTTTCAGGTCTGCTTGTTGACATTCTTCTCGGACTTTCAATTCTTACTGAATAGTCTTTTCCTTTTAATTTTTCGAGAAAATTGACCTTGTCTGAATGCGATTTTTCGTATCCTTTTTTTTCTTTTTCATATTTATCCCGTTGTGCCTTGGCATTCCTTTCATCTGTTTCATCTCGATAGGCTCTTTCAATTGCTGATTTAATAGATTGTTCCTCAAGAAAAACAGTGTTGGCAACAGAAGCCATCTCATTAACCGGTATTAACCATTTAGGAAATTCAATTTTTAATGCTCTCTTGAATACACTCTCTATTTCGCGTGTGATTCCCTGTATAATTAATTTTGAGACGTTACCTATAAGGTCACTTGCATGAACAGTATCCTTAATACCGTCTGCTATACAACCAACAAATTCCCCAACGGCTTGCAAAGCTAAGTCAAGTAAAGGACGTATGAAAGTTTTATAGGTTATTCCTGGAAGGTACTGCAGAATAAATGGGATGTCTTTTGTAGACTCCTTCCAGACATTATCAAGTATTTTTTCTCTGAGCTTTTCGTTCTTGAATTGTTTTTCAATTTTTTTGAGTTCATTAGCAAATGCTTGGGCAGCCAGCCTGACTTGTTTTGAAAATTCATGGATATTTTTTGCGGTCTTTTCGATTTTTTTCAACATTTCCTGAGCAGTTTCTTCAAGTTCACCTACCGCTTCCTTCACGATCTGATAACCTTTTTCAAGCGTTTCCGCAGATAAAGCCAAATAATATGAAGTAAGGGCAGGAGGAAGCTCTGTAATGAGCACCGCTATTTGTTCCAGTGTTATTTCCGACATAAAAACGGTGAGATCTTTTACTGCGCTGGCATTAGGGACATGATTACACTCCAATATACCGACAAAATAATCTTCTAATACTGATTTATTTCGATAATCCAATTCCAGACTGTCATTCACTAAGGCTGCTAACAACACATGCCGCAACCTCTCCCGGCGTTTTTGGGTCCATGTTTTTTTACCAAAAGCCTTTTGACCGATAGAAAGAAGATCCACTATGAGTTTCTGAGAGGCTTTATCAGCGGTTTCATCTGAAACCAATTGCAGAGAGAGTGCTTTGATAGATTCCGAGTTGAGCGTTACTAAAAGATGATCCCGATCTTTTTTAACATCATTTTTCATTTTGTTAAATTCATCTTCTAAGTTATTTAATACATGATCAGTAATCAGATAACCCAGCACAACAACATTACGTGCGAACACCTTATACACAAGATTGCTCACTCCTACACGAAAGCTGTCGACAAAGATGTCATCAAATGTCCCTGCAATCATACCGTCAAGACGTTCAAAAACAAAGTTACTACAGCCAAGGAGAGACGGTTCAACCACCTCATCCATATAAAGCCGAGCCTGACTGTCTTGAGGTATAATATTCCTGAAACCAGGGAGTAGTTCTTCGTCTATGTACTCATCTATCGCGGACTTGAGCACACCTTTTAACTTTATATACAGATCTGAAGCAGCAAGATTTCCTCCATAACTACCGAGCAATACTGCTGACACAAAGTCTCCAGAGGTAACACCTGTATGTTTCTCCATGAGTTTCAGTAAAACACTGAGGTCGGGCAGGATATCCTCAAGGATGGGAGCCACACTGCCAGCAGCCAAATAGTCTATAGCGGTAGAGAGATGAAGATTAACAGGACGTGTACCGAGTAAACTTTCTATTTCATCCAATACAATATCCGGGACATTGCCCAAATCTAAATCGTCCGCTGCTAACTCTCCAGATAAACTGAACCCTATCCCGCTAATATTACCTGAGACAGGCTCTACTATTTCGTCAATTACATGAGTAATAGCAAGGCCGCACCAAATAACCGTAATGGGTTCTCTCCATAACCTGACAGCGTCGGGGAGGAGAATAGACATAATGTCTGTAAATTGAGCTGAGAATCCAATAAAAGAATTAAGATTTAGTTCGCTGTTGTCCTTTAACCAATTGATAAGATCTTTGATTTTCTTTTTTGCGTCTTCCCGTTGCTTATCATCAAGAAAATCTCTTGTGATGAAAACCACCATGTCATTAATTAACTCCTCTATAAGAGTCTGACCGGCACTGATTAACTTACGAAGAACATATCTTTTAAAATTCCTTGTTAAAGCCTCAACAACCGACCCCGCAATTTTTTCTGAATTATTGATAATAGCGGCTGATGTAGCTTGTCCGGCAACCATGCAAAGTTGAAAAACAGATGGCAGGCAAAAATCAACTAATTCTACGATAGGATGGTATTCTGCGGGCAGTTTTTCTTTACAGGTTGTAATAATCTCGTATGTTATCAAATCTATTGTACGTGTATAAAACCTATCGGGATTATTTAAGTGAGCAATAGCGAAAAGATCCCACCCTGTACCGGCGGACAAACCGATTGAGCCACCGCATTCAATGATAAAACCGGATTTTTTTGGGTCTGCCAGGCTACCATATATTTCAAGATGCCCTCGTGCCATAGCAGAGAATGACGCTTTTCCCCAGGCTCCTGCCCTAATGTCTAATTCTTTCACGTAACCGTTCACTCCCCTCATTCCACACAAAAAAGAACTGGACAAAAAAGAGGATCACGATAGTTTAACAGTCACAACGTTTTTTACGAGATCTATCTACGCTCTGAGTTCGCATGCACCTATCCAGAGAAGAGTTGCTAAAAATAGATAAGCAGTTTATTGACTCCTTGCCCGGTAAGAGTGCAAAGGAGCTGTGCCTGCTCGCACTTGATGACCTCAAAGAACTTCACGAACGGCTGGGTCAAAATTCCGAAAACAGCTCCATGCCTCCCAGCTCAAATTTCCCCTGGGCCCGGTTTGATGCCGACGCTCAAGCCGACGAGGAGGAACCGGATGAAGAGCAAGTCGAAGCCACGGACATAGAACTCGACGATTCTGACGAGGAGTCCGCCGAGCATGATGAGAATGCGGACAGGTCCGACCAGCAGGATTCCCCCGAAAATACCGATGATCGCCCCAAGGGCAATAAACCCGGCAAGCAACCCGGTGCCACCGGGCATGGTCGAACGCAAAAACTTCCCGTACACGACACCATCATTCACAAAGCAGGCACCTGCTCGGCTTGTAACCTTGAGCTGGACGAAACATGCGACTTCACCGCTCGCACCGGTCATTATGTCGTTGATATTGAGGTGGGCGATGCCACCGGTCCGGGAATAGAGGTGATCAACACCAAGCATATCTACGGAGACACGACTTGCGGCGGCTGTGGTCATGTCAATCGGCTTATGCCCCATCGTCTCGAAAAAACGAAGACTGGGGGGTTGAAATAAGCCAATGGCACATGGTCGGCCCAAAATTGACCGCTCTGATCGTGTGCCTCTCCAAGCGCATGCGCCTTTCTCGCCGCCGCATCCGGGAATTTCTGCAGGATTGGCTGCGATTGGATTTGGGCATCGGTACGATCAATCAATGTATCCATGAAGCTGGCCGCGCCGCTTCTCCCCTTAGCGATGAGTTTCTTGAGGAGGTGCGTGAATCACTGATCCTGTTCGTGGATGAGACATCCTGGAAGGAGTGGGGCAAGAAACAGTGGTTATGGGTCTTTACCTCGCTGAAAGTCACCTTTTACATCATTGGCCTTCGCAGCCAAAAAGTACTTGATTATGTGCTCGGCCAAACCTTTAAGGGATTGCTGATGAGCGACGGCTACAATGCCTATCGTAAGTTCCTCAACAGGCTCCGCTGCTGGGCGCATTTACTGCGCAAGACAAAAGGTTTGAAACAGAGCCTGAGCGATGATCCCCGCACATTCGGCACCGAGGCCCATGCGGTGCTCACCGAGTTGATGGATGTAATTTACAAGGCTCGCGAGGGGCCTCCCACGGACCTTTTGCCAATATACAGAGAATTCCTGGCCGAATTTAAGGAATGCTGCATGAAATATCGCGATTCAGATCATAAAAAAACACGCGAGCTGTCCAGAGAATTTCTCAACGACTGGGACACGATTTTTCATGTGTTGTCGAATCCGACGTGGCCCCTGACCAATAATGAGGCGGAGCAAGCGTTACGTCATTGGGTTATTGCGCGCAAATTAAGCCACGGTACCCGTAATGGTCAAGGTAGTCATGTGTTTGCCATACTTGCGAGCGTGATTGATACGTGTAGGAAGCGCAACGCCTGTCCGTGGAAATATCTCGCCGAGGTTATCACGGCTCGGCGTCAGGGGCTGGATGTACCTCCTCTGCCTCTTGCTGCGTAAAAAATGAGAGGGGTCTGAACGGTTACCTGCGAGATGCCCGAAGAAAAGCGCATAAGAGTAGTCTTTTTTGTCAAAAAGATGGCCAGCAACAGTCAGCGACTCCTCAGCTTCGGCAACCCAATATTTAACGAGTTCTTGTTTGTTCATATCGTCATTATGACATTATGAACTTTTCAGGGCAACATGAATTTTTATTTAAGCAGCGGCTTGAGAATGATTCACAGAGGACGACGGCGTTCATGACGGCCAAAAATGGAAAATGGCCAAAAAGTGGGTTTGGAGGGCCGTTAGGGGGCCGGTTTTGTGCAACTGGTGCGACTCAGACCGTTTAAAATGGTCTATTGTTGCCTGGAGTGGTCATTTTTTACGGCCTCTCACGCCGTAAACAGAGGCTGGAAATGTACGCATTGTGCGGTATCACTGCCCATTTTTAAACCGCGCAGTTGGTGGGGGATACAGGCTAGCGATCACAGGTTTGAATCCTGAACTCATCAATTTTCCACGTCGGAAAACAAATAGCAGGGCATTGGCGCAGAATATCGTCACCATGCCGGAAAAAAATTCGGATTTCCCCGGCCCACTACGGTCAAGCCGAGTGATCTTCCGTCCCCGCACCCGTCTCCTCCACCTTCCTCGCAGGCCGCTTCCGCTCGCTTGTTCTCGTGCCGCCGACCATATCGTATTCCGCAGAATCGGCCCCGAAAATACCCTTGACTGCCGAGCGCACCTGC is drawn from Candidatus Electrothrix aestuarii and contains these coding sequences:
- a CDS encoding DUF6444 domain-containing protein; the encoded protein is MHLSREELLKIDKQFIDSLPGKSAKELCLLALDDLKELHERLGQNSENSSMPPSSNFPWARFDADAQADEEEPDEEQVEATDIELDDSDEESAEHDENADRSDQQDSPENTDDRPKGNKPGKQPGATGHGRTQKLPVHDTIIHKAGTCSACNLELDETCDFTARTGHYVVDIEVGDATGPGIEVINTKHIYGDTTCGGCGHVNRLMPHRLEKTKTGGLK
- a CDS encoding IS66 family transposase, which encodes MVGPKLTALIVCLSKRMRLSRRRIREFLQDWLRLDLGIGTINQCIHEAGRAASPLSDEFLEEVRESLILFVDETSWKEWGKKQWLWVFTSLKVTFYIIGLRSQKVLDYVLGQTFKGLLMSDGYNAYRKFLNRLRCWAHLLRKTKGLKQSLSDDPRTFGTEAHAVLTELMDVIYKAREGPPTDLLPIYREFLAEFKECCMKYRDSDHKKTRELSREFLNDWDTIFHVLSNPTWPLTNNEAEQALRHWVIARKLSHGTRNGQGSHVFAILASVIDTCRKRNACPWKYLAEVITARRQGLDVPPLPLAA